AGGCCAGTAAGGCATTCGCCAAGCAGGTCATGCACGCCGCCAACGTGCCCACCGCGCGCGCGGGTGCGACGACGAGCCTCGACACCGCGATCGTGATGATCGACGAGTTCGGTGCGCCGCACGTCGTCAAGGACGACGGGTTGGCCGCGGGCAAGGGCGTGGTGGTGACCAATGACCGGACGGCCGCGATCGACCACGCGCGCGAATGCGTCGAAAAGGAGAACGGCCGAGTCGTCATCGAGGACTACCTCGACGGCCCAGAGGTGAGCCTGTTCTGTGTCACCGACGGAGTGACGGTCGTTCCACTCCAACCGGCGCAGGACTTCAAACGAGTCGGCGACGATGACGCGGGTCCGAATACCGGTGGCATGGGTGCCTACACGCCACTGCCGTGGGCACCAACTGACCTCGTCCAGCAGGTCGTCGAGCAAGTCGCCCAACCGACCATCGACGAGATGGCCCGCCGAGGCACGCCGTTCGCGGGGCTGTTGTACGTGGGCCTGGCGATGACCAGCGCAGGCATGCAGGTCGTCGAATTCAATGCGCGCTTTGGCGATCCGGAAACCCAAGTCGTGCTGGCCCAACTCAAGAGCCCGCTCGCAGGACTGCTGCACGCCGCAGCGACGGGCAATCTGGCCGAGCACCCAGCGCTGCAATGGCACGACGGCGCGGCCGTGACGGTGGTCATCGCCGCCGAGAACTACCCCGGCACCCCCACCACCGGCGATCCGATCGACGGGATCGACAGCGCCGAAGCCCTGCCGGACGTTCGGGTTCTGCACGCCGGGACCACCACGAATGCCGACGGTCAGGTGGTCTCCAGCGGGGGGCGGGTGCTGTCAGTCGTCGCGCGCGGA
The Candidatus Nanopelagicales bacterium genome window above contains:
- the purD gene encoding phosphoribosylamine--glycine ligase; protein product: MKILVVGSGAREHALIQSFATDPSVTELHGAPGNAGIGAQAQLHALDVADAGAVAHLATDLGVDFVVIGPEVPLVAGAADAVRAAGIACFGPSAQAATLEASKAFAKQVMHAANVPTARAGATTSLDTAIVMIDEFGAPHVVKDDGLAAGKGVVVTNDRTAAIDHARECVEKENGRVVIEDYLDGPEVSLFCVTDGVTVVPLQPAQDFKRVGDDDAGPNTGGMGAYTPLPWAPTDLVQQVVEQVAQPTIDEMARRGTPFAGLLYVGLAMTSAGMQVVEFNARFGDPETQVVLAQLKSPLAGLLHAAATGNLAEHPALQWHDGAAVTVVIAAENYPGTPTTGDPIDGIDSAEALPDVRVLHAGTTTNADGQVVSSGGRVLSVVARGANLDVARARAYQAVDLIKLRGSHYRTDIAAAAARGELHLASDVYPGVSQ